The Pan paniscus chromosome 22, NHGRI_mPanPan1-v2.0_pri, whole genome shotgun sequence genome has a segment encoding these proteins:
- the LOC134728360 gene encoding LOW QUALITY PROTEIN: uncharacterized protein FLJ46757-like (The sequence of the model RefSeq protein was modified relative to this genomic sequence to represent the inferred CDS: deleted 2 bases in 1 codon) gives MPCRLLHQRETRSGGPRGPWHSAPTGPGWHNAPTLQSWEESHAPSRDPRDHQGSVEDTSLGGDAPADGVSPSVPPLQGLGKAAGPGGTGQAECQVVVATHRANLKPWDGRAAPLGKRTEGGRLSMSSCASVSRNKPDSVPQGDPVWPPESTGLVLCAGEETEPQSSEGLAWGPWAQPWAPSLCPSQTGTASTASPKRASRLALRGPPGTILSLSSSSPRLPPSHCDPGATSSWAGLQSLKLLLPVSFQGAADGCSLRDANTNRTGPMYGSDFPPRLCLHSMSLWGSWGSRPPSPAHSREVAS, from the exons ATGCCATGCAGACTTCTACATCAAAGGGAAACAAGGTCGGGAGGGCCGAGGGGTCCATGGCACTCCGCACCCACGGGGCCAGGCTGGCACAACGCCCCAACGCTGCAATCCTGGGAAGAGTCACACGCGCCCTCCCGGGACCCACGTGACCATCAAGGGAGTGTGGAGGACACATCCCTCGGGGGTGACGCCCCTGCAGATggagtttccccatctgtgccaCCCTTGCAAGGCCTGGGAAAGGCTGCGGGGCCAGGCGGCACCGGGCAAGCTGAGTGCCAGGTGGTCGTTGCAACACACCGGGCAAATCTGAAACCATGGGACGGACGAGCTGCACCCCTGGGAAAGAGGACAGAGGGAGGCCGGTTATCAATGtcctcctgtgcctcagtttccagaaACAAGCCAGACTCAGTGCCTCAGGGAGACCCCGTGTGGCCTCCGGAGAGCACGGGACTCGTCCTTTGTGCAGGTGAGGAAACCGAACCCCAGAGCAGTGAGGGACTGGCCTGGGGACCCTGGGCTCAGCCCTGGGCGCCTTCCCTCTGCCCATCTCAGACA GGCACAGCCAGTACCGCCTCACCCAAACGCGCCTCCAGACTGGCCCTCCGGGGGCCCCCAGGCACAATCCTCTCACTTTCCTCCTCAAGCCCCCGCCTTCCCCCTTCGCACTGTGACCCAGGGGCTACTAGCAGCTGGGCCGGGCTCCAAAGCTTGAAGCTGCTTCTCCCGGTCTCTTTCCAGGGGGCGGCGGATGGCTGCTCACTCAGGGATGCCAACACCAACAGGACGGGACCCATGTATGGATCTGACTTCCCTCCCAGGCTCTGCCTTCACTCAATGTCCCTGTGGGGCAGCTGGGGCTCCCGGCCGCCCTCCCCTGCCCACAGCCGTGAGGTTGCTTCCTAG